In the Scyliorhinus torazame isolate Kashiwa2021f chromosome 4, sScyTor2.1, whole genome shotgun sequence genome, one interval contains:
- the selenol gene encoding selenoprotein L, with amino-acid sequence MGGPGEPELLKALGELSGAGREILVAARAASSGELLQEFVSQKIGQLAGMIHLYVKFLNSLHVQKRSDAEDLWKAFYHSTSVQDEVEDLMQFELEWNSFLSDVDARLKADCFQVQLSMGMQVPGHMTFTDVRSGKEVRLEEFLHQEKLLLVLLRHFA; translated from the exons ATGGGCGGCCCGGGGGAACCGGAGCTGCTGAAGGCCCTGGGGGAGCTGTCGGGGGCCGGCAGGGAGATCCTGGTTGCGGCGAGGGCGGCCAGCAGCGGAG AGTTGTTGCAAGAGTTTGTTTCTCAGAAGATAGGTCAGCTGGCTGGAATGATTCACCTATATGTAAAATTTCTCAACAG TTTGCACGTGCAGAAGAGAAGTGATGCCGAAGACTTGTGGAAGGCATTTTACCA CTCTACTTCTGTTCAGGATGAGGTGGAAGATTTGATGCAGTTTGAG TTGGAGTGGAACAGCTTCCTTAGTGATGTGGATGCCAGGTTAAAGGCCGACTGTTTCCAGGTCCAACTGAGTATGGGAATGCAAGTTCCTGGACACATGACATTCACTGATGTGCGAAGTGGAAA AGAGGTTCGACTCGAGGAGTTCCTCCATCAGGAGAAGCTGCTGCTGGTCTTGCTGAGGCATTTTGCCTGA